The sequence ACCAGAAATAGTTCTTTGACCAAATCTAACGTGGATCATCTCTCTCTGTCAACAATGAAATTGCATAGAATACTTTTAACACTAAATGTATATATGTTGCAACAGTCAGAATGGAAAGTTCAGCTATGGATATGCAAGCTCTCCAGGGAAAAGGTCTTCAATGGAAGATTTTTATGAGACACGAATTGATGGTGTTGAAGGGGAGATAGTTGGTCTGTTTGGAGTCTTTGATggtatatctctctctctctctctccagacccacacacacgcgcacacacacacacacacacacacacacacatgcatggAAAAGTGGATTTTTCAATTAACATTTTGCATAGAACATACATATTTGTAAGTTTCTGTGAGTGTGAATGGACTTGTGTGGCATGTTGATCATATCTGTGTTCATGCTTAGTGTTGGAAACTTCATGATCTGATTTTGTCTGTTGCACAATGGTTCTGATGTATAGGTTTCTTTAAACTGCACACTGTAACGTCTATTGGCATTTATTGGTATCAATGGATATAGAACATTATCCCCCTTGTGTCCCTCTAATTTTGGTGTTGTACTTAACCCCCTAATGTCCCTCAAATATCAAAATTTGCAATTAACCCCCTGAACTTTCAAATTGCTGTCATTTTGGTcttaagtataatttttttttcttagttttaaaactaaaatgTGTCATTTAGGGGTAGTTGACGGTCAGtagtaaacaaaattttatgggAGGGCCTAATTGATAGCAATTTAAAAGTATAGGAGGTTAAGTGCAAGTCTTAAATTTGAGTAACCAAAATTACGATGACACTAAACTTAGAGTGAGCAAAATGTAATTTAGTCTACATTATAATTCCTTTTAGAGGGATATGGCTGAAGTGATTTTGTACAGTTTTAGATATTTGGGTATCAGCTGCAATGTGGTTGCAGAACTTGGAGGCCTTTGTCAAGAGATGTTAGTAATTTGAGCTGTACCATGTGTGTTTGATTCCGAGTTATGTGACTTGGCTACTGAATTTAGATGGCACCATTCACTTATTTTGATTAGCCACTGTAGTTCTATGCTATCCTATCTGGACCAGTGACTTGTGTTTACCACACCATGAAGGCAGTCTCAGTGGTGATAGCTCAATAGGAGAATCTTTGAAGGCATGATTTGTGGATACTTGAACTTTCTCTTGCTTAACTTTGGTATTGTCGAAGGAAGTTGTGCTTTAAGCTATAGAGCTATATGTAGAAAATTTGCAATAATGAGCTttaactgaaaatattttcatgtgtggGGCTTTACTGAATTATAGTGATAAAGTGCTATGAAGTTGTTACACCAGTTTAGTAACCATATTTGATAAAGAGCTTTTAGAtgtgagaaattaaaaaaagaataagtttatttgatcatttttactattattttactGGTATTAGTCTATATTTAGTActggttgttgttgttaatattGCTATTAGTCTTTCTTTCTTAAACTAGGTGGGCATGGgtgtcatttttaaaaataagtatgGGCATTTCTGTCAATTTTTATTCTATTAAAAGCTAGAACAATGTGCTAGAGAGCTTTAACACTAAAAGCTTGGAATTCCCAGTTTTAGCTTAAAGATATAATCATATTATCACCATTATCTTAATCatagaatttattttctttataggcattttaaactaattaatttttgcaTGTGTAAAAACCAAGGGCTATTTATTGCTCACATATAACTTATCTTGTTGTTCTTACCTTTGGAATGTCAAAGATAGATAACTGTCcaaatctctattttatttttgtgtaggTCATGGAGGGGCCCGAGCTGCTGAATATGTCAAACACAACCTTTTCAGTAATTTGATCAAGCATCCAAAGTTTATTTCCGATACCAAATCAGCTATAGGTTTCTCACATCTTATCTTACcattgtggtttcttttttaatgttctACAATTTGCTATtgttaaaaaatcatttagtgTTTCTCTTAACTTGTTCTCTCTCTGTGCAGCTGATGCATACAATCATACAGACTCTGAGTTTCTGAAATCGGAAAATAGTCAGAACAGAGACGCTGGATCAACTGCTTCCACTGCCATCCTAGTTGGTGATCGTTTGCTTGTTGCAAATGTTGGAGATTCCAGGGCGGTTATATGCAGGGGTGGTAATGGTAAGTCTCataagtattatttatttatttacgtATTTTTGTAGGGATTTGGTACCCATTTCACTAAGACATTTAAAAGCTTGATGTTAAAGGgacttcttcttattattattttccccTTAACTTGGCAGTTATTTATTACTATAACGGCTTTTGAGAAGTTTGATACTTGTcaaatttgcttcttttttgactttttattatttattatttttttataattcccCTAGTTTTATCTGTCTCTTCCCTCGCCccaaatacttaaaaattgTTCCCCCTGAAAGTTTTAAGTGGTATGATATTGGTGCCTATAGTTGAATGCATAAGGAGTTGATTGTGGATATCTTCTGTACTCTCTTTtgcttgtcttttcttttttcatatattcAAAATTCCCATCATGATTTCTTATCAATATCCAAGGTAGGTaataggtgtttttttttttattattattttttttttatatttatttttatataatttgtgGGTTTACTTTGCCAAAGTTTTTTTGACATTCAcaatttgtctttttcttcataattttataaatcaacAAGCATTTGTAATCTTTTACCGGCCTTTTATTCTTCAATGTACTTTGTATCATATCTAATTTTGTATTGGGAAGCTTGTGTGTTGTTAATTAATGTGTTTATTTTATGAAGCACTACTAGATGTATATAATCTATATtgtttcttctttaatttctttcctGGCTTGTCAGCATGGCACCAGataataagtatatatatattttcatggatatgtttttaaaacttCCTTGTGGTTCATTTATTTCCTTTAGTAACTGGCAATGTCAGATTTTTTCTTGGCTAGAATTTGCTAATTAGGTTGTTTCTTTACAGTTCCTTTCTACTCTTGTGTTCTTGTAAGTGGGAAACATGTCTCTGAGTGCTTTATGAAAGGTTTAAATATCAGTAAAATCCCATTTTTATCCATCCAAATGGAAAGAAAACCGAAAAAGGATACAGCAAAATATGCCTTCATTCCTTGGGTTAAGTTTgttcatttttaattctttcaagGGATTCACTACCGACTTCTTTGGAGTTACTACCACTACCAAAGATCTGGCTTGTTATGGGAAAATACTTGGAAGCAAATTTTATCATGCATTCTGCCTTACTGGAGGCTAAGTTTGTTTTCATTTCTAGGAGTTCCACTGAAAAGTGCTGCAGATGATCTATTGGCGGTTTAATTATGGAGAGCAGATAATCACCTGGGAGATTTCACTGGAATGTGCAATTTCGTCGTCCACCACAAGATTGGGAAGAAGAAGCCTTTGATCGGTTTATGGAGTTGGTATATTCTTCGTCAGTGCGGGGGTTTGGCCCAGATAAGGTTTGTTGGAAGCCTGCAAGGAAtagaggttttgaggttagaGGTTATTATAGTTCCTTCTGCCCTCCTAATCTTGTTTCCTTTCCATGGAAAATGATATGGCAATCGAAGGTTCCTCCAAGGGTAGCTTTCTTTTCCTGGTCTGCTTCCTTAGGTAAGATCTTAACAACAGATAACTTTCGTAAAAGGCGAGTGATAGTGCTTGACTAGTGCTATATGTGTAAGAGGTGTGGGGAGTCAGTGGATCATCTTCTACTTCATTGCTCCATAGCTTGGGAGTTGTGGTCTTTGGTTTTCTGCTTGTTTGGTATTCAATGGGTTATGCCTCATACTGTTCTTGAGTTGTTTAAGGCTTGGGAAGGAAAGTTTGCGCGACATCGTCACATTGATGTTTGGAAATTAGTGCCTCACTGCTTGATTTGGTGCATTTGGCGTGAAAGGAATGCTAGAAGTTTTGAGGGTTGCGAACGCTCTTTGTTGGAGATTAAATCCTTTTTCTTACGCACGCTTTTTGAATGGAGTGtggttttttctcatttttcttgttcttccttttctatttttcttgaccgttgttcttttgtttcttgatttGTGCCCCCATAGTACATCCTCAATGTACTCggtttggaaatttttattattaataatattcttaagttatttataaaaaaaataaaaaaatatataaaattgtatctTTTTCATGTGAGAGGATTCTGTTGACATGTTCCCTCCTTCCTATTCTGTTAACTTGTTATATCATTTGTTTATCATCTTGTGATTTCCTGCAGCTATTGCTGTTTCCCGAGATCACAAGCCAGACCAAACTGATGAGCGGCAACGGATTGAGGATGCCGGCGGATTTGTCATGTGGGCCGGTAAGTTCATCACACATTAATTTTCAAGCTTTCTGGTAATCCGGTAAATTGCTTGTGTCTTGGTGATTAAAAATTATGTCACAGGAACTTGGAGGGTTGGAGGAGTTCTTGCTGTTTCTCGTGCATTTGGTGATAGGCTTTTGAAGCAATATGTTGTTGCTGATCCAGAAATTCAGGTGGGATTCTTAACATTCACTTTTGATACTTACCATATAAAGTGAAgtcatttctttctttgtatggTGGTTCAAATGAAAACTTAAGATCACAGTTGTTGGTGGTGTTGTGCGAaacaccccacccccccccccccaaccccacAACCCACTATCTACCTATCAAAAACAGTTTGTGCGTGTGCGTGTGCGTTTAAGTAGAGTAAAAATTGAAGCTGCCAATGTTACTATGCCTGTACGTCTTACCTTGTGTGTTCAATAGAAATTCTAGGTACCaataatttatgttaatttgaaaatgtaaaattttattttggcatttcTCAACTGACCTACATACGTGTATTATTGATTCTGCTAGAGGAATGTTGTAGTCCTATATTAGTACAAGTCTCTATTTAAGAGAGGTGTCTTCTGATTGATACATTTGGTTGGGTTAGAGTGCCTCTTTCCACGCCTCTCATTTTTAGTTTCGTGTGGATAATTAGCCACTGACATTCTTATGGAACTTTCAGGAGGAAAAGATTGACAACTCCCTTGAGTTTCTTATCCTTGCTAGTGATGGATTGTGGGATGTTGTCACAAATGAGGTTtgtcattcttcttcttcttcttcttttcttttctttttatttatttatttatttatttttgacacCTGTTGCAAAAGGCTGAAAGTGGATATTGTGTCTTAATCAAAAAGTTCTACCTCATTACTAACCTAATGGATATAAATCTAGCATTTTTATCATTGACAGAAAGATTAGGGTTTATTTCTTGTGACGAATTTTTTATCATTGACAGAAAGATTAGGGTTTATTTCTTGTGACGAATTTTTGAATGGTTGTCATGTGTTTGTCTGACTTTTGAATTAACCAAACATGCTGGTACTCCCAACCTTTCAGCTCTctgattctttcttctttctcagGAGGCTGTTGCTATGGTTCAACCAATCGACGAGCCGGAACAGGCTGCAAAGAAGTTGATGCATGAAGCATATCAAAGAGGTAGTGCAGATAATATTACTATCGTTGTTGTCCGTTTCTTGGCCAATCAGGGAGGTTCCTCTCACGGCAGCTCTGTCTAAGCACCCTAAGCTTGGTGCAATAAAATCAAGTGGTTTTTAGTGATAGGAGATCTTAGTGTTGTACCGTTTAAGGTTAGAGATATAAACAAACTCATTAGGTTGTTAATGTGTATCACATACTATCAGCTTCTAGCATAGAGCTGTATCTGAGAGCTTAGTTACTGCATTGGGTATTGAATTTAGCTAGAAAATCGTTGTTTGAATATGTCAAAAACCTCCAAATTTCTTTATCATATTCTGTAAATGTGATTGATCAAAAACTTTATTGCTATTTTCATTTGCATGGTAGGTAGTAATTTTTTTCAGGATAAATT is a genomic window of Quercus lobata isolate SW786 chromosome 2, ValleyOak3.0 Primary Assembly, whole genome shotgun sequence containing:
- the LOC115974793 gene encoding probable protein phosphatase 2C 59; the encoded protein is MGYLNSVLSSSSQVHAEDAPVSGGGLSQNGKFSYGYASSPGKRSSMEDFYETRIDGVEGEIVGLFGVFDGHGGARAAEYVKHNLFSNLIKHPKFISDTKSAIADAYNHTDSEFLKSENSQNRDAGSTASTAILVGDRLLVANVGDSRAVICRGGNAIAVSRDHKPDQTDERQRIEDAGGFVMWAGTWRVGGVLAVSRAFGDRLLKQYVVADPEIQEEKIDNSLEFLILASDGLWDVVTNEEAVAMVQPIDEPEQAAKKLMHEAYQRGSADNITIVVVRFLANQGGSSHGSSV